In Streptomyces nojiriensis, the sequence ATGCTCTCCGGTGGAGCCGTCATCGCCCGCTGCCGCTTGACGAACTGGAACCTCCCCTTCGAGTTGATGGACATCACCATCTCGTTCTCGTCCGCGAGTCGTTGGACGAAGTCCCAGTCGGTGACATTGGCCTGGCTGATGAACCCGTACTGGCCCTTGGTCCGTTGGGTCCTTCCCAGCGGAATGCCGCTCTCCCGCGCCAGTTCGACGGCGATCTCGGTGGCGGTCTTGTTCTTGTACGCCGCGACCCTGCGCTGCCGCAGCATGCGGTGACCCTTGTCGTAGCCCCGGATGACGGTGAAGGTGCCGAGGCGGTCATATTCGGTCTCCAGCGCGGTGACCTCTCCCGTGATCAGCGGTGTGCCCTTGCCGTCGGAGAACGGCGCGATGACCACGGGAACACCGATCTCGACGTTCAGCTTGGCGAGGATGTCCTTCGCGTCGTCACGGAAGGTGAGCTGGAAGGCGCCGGGGACGCCCGCGCCGAAGTCGACCCGGCCGGCCACCAGGTCCTTGTTCTGCGGGGACTTGAGCTTGGTTCCGGCGATCTGCACCGTGAGGATGTTGGAGAAGCCGATGTCGGACATCAGGCGCCGACCTCTTCCGCGGCGGGCAGCATCAGTTCGACGCCGGGCGTCAGCGTCTTCGGGTCGTCGATGTCGTTGGCCTCGGCGATCGTGCGCCACACGGTGGGGTCCCCGTACTCGCGCCACGCGAGGAGCGGCAGCGAGTCGCCGACCACGACCCGGTGCACGCGGCGGGTGGTGAGCGCGCCGGAGGTGGGGTTCTGGCCGAGCGTGCTGCTCGGGATCTCGTGCAGGCTCATCTGGCAGACGGCCCGGATCGGCATCCCGTTGGTGTTGAAGAGGGTGTACTGGGCCTCCACGGAGCTGACGTACGCGTTGAAGCGGGCGGTGGAGAAGGCGCCCCACTCGAAGACCACCCACGGGGTCGACGGCTGGTTCGCCGCGATGCTGGCGGTGGTCGTCTCGCAGCAGGAGAACAGGGCTTCGACCTTCTTGCGCACGTCGTTGCTGTCCGGGTCGTCCGAGCGGTCGAGGAAGATCTCCACCGCCATCTCCCGGGGCTCGGGCCCCATGAACTCAGGGACCGCGCCGTCCCGCACGGCGGCGGTGGGCGTGGTCTTCCACTGGGCCCTGCGGGTGAGTGACAGCTGGGACGGGTTGAAGTCGAAGTGGAATGTCTTCATGAGCGCGCCGGGGCTGGTGCTGCTGCCGATCGGCGGCTGATGGATGGCGAGCGTCGCCCGCACCAGGCTGTCGCCTATGCCGAAGCTGGAGAGGTCCATCGGCTACGCCTCCCCCGCGTCCGTGAATCCGTGGTGGGCGATCTCCAGGATCTCGGTGGCCACGGCGGGGTTCGCCGGATCGAAGGAAGGACCGCGCCAGCTCACCGGGAGTACGTCGATCAACCCCCACTGGGCGACCGTCGAGCCGTCGGCGCGCAGCGCGGCGATCTGTCCGGTGGGGCGGGTCACGCCCGTGGTCACCGAGGAGATCCACTCCGCCACCCTCGCGGTCTCCTCGGTGAGAGGCCGGGTCAGCGTGATGTTGGAGAAGGTGACACGGGAAGGCAGTTGCCAGACGAATCCGTTGTTGCCGCCCTCCTGCCGCTGCTCGATCTCGACCTGGGAGGCGAGCCCTTCGCAACCGTTGAAGTAGCCCAGGCTCTCACCGTCGATGGTGAGGTTGAAGAAGATGGTGGAGCCTGCGTCGAGTTCCTGGGGCATCGGGTGGGGCCTTCCTGCGGTTCCACGTGGGGCTGGGGCGTTGGGGCATGGGGCATGGGGCATGGGGCATGGGTGTCGGGGCTCACGGCCTTCGGGGCTCACACGGCAGCTCGTGCGGCTCGGGCTCGCGCGCGGGGGTCAGTGGCGTGGATCGCGCAGCTTGCCGATCCGCTCGCGGTCGAGCCGTAGCTCGGTACGCAGCAGCCGGGTCATCGGCTCGATCAGCCGGTGGGCCAGCTCGGCCACCTGGTCCTCCTTCAGATCACGCGGTGTGAATTGGCTCGTCGCGGAGGGCGCGGGCCGGACCGAGGAGCCCCCGCCGTCGCTGCTCCGCCGCCGCTCGACGGACGGGGCGCGGTGCGGGGCGGACACCCGCGCGGGGGCGGACGCCGGTGCGCGGACCGACGCCGGTATCGCGACCGGGGGAAGGGTGGGCAGCGCGGCCGGGGTGGCGGGCGCGGCCCGCTGCACCGGGAGCGCGGCTGCCGGAGCGGACCGGACCGGCGCGAGGGACACGACAGGGCTCCGGACCGGCCGGGCCACGGAGGCGGTCGGAACAGCGGGAGCGTCCCGCACCGGCATGCGGGCGGTCCCGCCAGGGACGGGCGCCGCCGATGCCGATACGTCCGCGGCCGCGGACGCGGCGCGCTGGACGACCGGGAAACCTGCGGGTGCGCCGTAGGGACGGGATCCCTCGTGCTCGGCAAGTCGCACGGGCGCGGGCGCCGTGGCGGGAGCGGCCAGGGTACGAGCGGCTGTCCGCGGCAGCGAACGGGCGGCGGCAGGCCGGGCGGCGGACGGCGGCACCACGGCAGGCAGAACGGCACGCTGTACGGCAGGCCGACGAGGAGCGCCGGCAGCAGCGGCAGGTGCGGTCCGAACGCGGTGCAGACGCACGGCGGCCGGAGTGCCCTTCGCGATGGGTGCGGGAGCCGGCGACGGCGAGGACGGTGGTACGGCACTGCGGACGGCCGGGAGCGCGGCCGTCCCGGGAGCGGCGGGCCGCCGCGCGACGGCTGCCGGAGCAGGAGTCGCGGAGCGCCGCCCCACCGGCGGCGGCGTGAACCCGGCGGCCGTGACCGGCCGTGAGGAACCCAGCAGCGGAGCGACCGGTGTCAGCCCCCGCCCCTCGGCAGACGCCAGGGGTGTGGCAGATGCGACGGACACGGCGGACGACCGCGTCACGGATGGCCCGGCACTCGCCGCCGGGGCCGCGAAGGTGCGGGGGGCCGGCGCGGAGGCAGGGGTCCGGGCGGGGGAAGGGGTCCGGACCGGGGCCGGGTGCTGGACCGGGGCCGGGGCTGGGGCGGGGGACGACCGCTGCACGGGCGGCGCGCCACCCGAACGACGCGATCCGGACACGTTGTTCACCGCGGGGTGCACGGGCGCTCCCCCCGCGGAACCGGATGGCGAACCGGGAGCGGGACGGACGCCGGGACCGGGCGCCGGCCGTGGGCCGCCCGTCGGCGGTACGGTCGAGGCAGGCCGTCGCACCGGTACGGAGGGCGCCGCCGTTTGCCGCTGCACCGGAAGCGCAGTGGCGGACCGAGCGACTCCGGATCCGCCCGCCAGGGGCGGCGACGGGCGCGTCGACGGGGTTGCCTTGTCGGCAGGGTTCCCGCCGGAGACGCCGGACGGCCGAACGGGAGCGCCGGGCACCGGCGCGCCACTGCGAACCACCGGACCGCTGGACGCCGGACCGGAAGTGCCCACCGCGGGCGGACGCGTAGGTACGGCAGGGTCGTTCGCACGGGAGCCGGTGGACGCTGTGCCCACAGGACCGGCCCCGCCACTGGGACGGCTCGGCGTCGGAGTACCAGTGCTGCCGGATGTCCCCGGGGCAGCGAGCCGCTGCACCGGCGCCGGCCGGCCGGCCCGCTCCGCGGGCGCACGCGTCGGAGCGACGGGTGGTCCGGCGACCGTGCCGGATCCCGATCCCCGGCCGCTCGCACCCACACCGGAGCCGGAAGGTCCGGAGGGTCCTGAGGACTTGGGGAAGGTGGCCGACTCGGAGGAACCGTCGCGCCCAGCGGAATCGCGCCGCTGCACGGGCGACGCCGGTGCGGTGGCGGGCGTCACGGGGCCCGCCACCGGACGGACGGTCGGCGGCGCCGGGGAACGTTGCACGAAAGGTGTGCGGCCGGGAGCCGGGGCGCTCGTATGCCGACGCGCCGCCGGTGCAGCCGGTGCAGCCGACGGAGCCGACGGAGCCGACGGAGCCGACGGAGCCGACGGAGGAATCGTCGTATCACCGCCGACGGGTCCGCTCGACGGAGCGCCCAGCCTCGGCCGTGCGGCCGGGCGGGATACGGGCGCAGGCATCGCGGGTGTACTGGTTCCGGACGACACGCCTGACCCGGACGTTCCTGCCGCCGAACGCACCGCAGCTTCCGGCCCGGCCGCTGGTGTCCTCCGTACGGGCCGCGTTCCGCTGTTCGCGGCGCTGCCGGACGCAGGCACCCGGTCCGCCGGAGCCACGGGCGAGGCCGGTCCTGGCGGGGACGGCGCCACGACGGGGCCGGCGATGCCACGACGCCGTTGCACCGGTGCAGCGGGCGTCGGCGGAGCGGCCGGCGGATCCACAGGTCCTGACAGCGGGGACCCGAGCATCGGGCGCCGAGGTGGCGTGACGGTAGCCCGCCCGGTCGCCGGCCCGGGAACACTCGCCGCACTTCGCTGTACGGGGAGCGAGGAGGTGCGAGCCGGCGGGGTCCGGTCGGCCGGGGGCGCTGCCGCGGGCGGGCCCGCCGGACCCGACCGCCGGGGGCCGTCCTGGCTCCCCTCGGAGCGCTGGACGCGTACCGGGGCAGCCGCGGATACGGAGGAAGGAGGGAGGGGACGGAGGGGAGAGCCGGGAGCGGGCCCCGGCGAGTTGGCACCGGAAGGCGAGGACGAGGACGCCGGCGCCGGCGCCGGAAGGGGCGCGAGCGCAGCCGTCCGCGCCGCTCCCCCGGCGCCTGGCGGGGCGGCCGTCACGCTGCCCGGTGCCACTGCGGGAAGCACCCGGCGGTGTCCCGTGCGCGGGGCGGAGGCCCGCGTCAGCGCCGAGGGCGCAGGTCGCGGCGGCCGGGGCCCGACGGGAGCGATCCGCGAACCCTGGGCGCGCTGCACGAAAGGCACCGGCCCGGGCGCGTCACCGCCGCCTCCGCCACTTCCCCCTCGGTCACTTCTCACTCCGTCACCGGCGTCGACGACAGCGGGCGCCGGGAAGAGCGTTGCCTTGGCGGGGCCGCCCGCCCCGGATCCTCGGGCGAACGACAGCGTGTCCTTGATGAGACCGGTCGGGGCGCCGTCCAGCACGGCGTGCGAGAGCGTGCCGGAGAAGGAGTGGTTCTGCCAGGTGGTCAGGGAGCCGCCGAAATCCGCGGACGCGACCGTCTGCCGCGCCGACGCCGGTATGACGCGCTGGATCGGTGGCAGAGCGGCCCAGTCACGTCCCCCTCCGGAAGCACCGGCACCGGTGCCCGCAGCAGCACCGTTGCCGGCAATGGCCCCGCTGCCTGCGGACGCCTCGGGGGTGGGGCCCGGCACCGTGCCGTTCCCGCCCGCGCCGCGCTCCCGGCCCCGGCCCTTGAGTCGGTCGAAGATACCCATCACCGCTCCGTTGCGGCGCGCGTCACCAACGTAGCGATCTGCTCGGCATATCGCCGCCGCTCACGGTGTTCGAGGTCCAGGATGTCGTCCAGACTCCAGTGGAAGTGGTAGGCGATGTACGCGATCTCGTCATGGATCCGGTCGGTCGCGTACGTCACGATTCCCCCAGGCGGCTCCCGCCGAGTTCGACCTCGAACGGCTGCTCGCAGTGCGGGCAGGAGACACCGGCCCTGGTATGGCCCTCGGCGTTGACCTGCCGGTAGAAGTCCTGCAGAAAGGCGAGGTCGGAGGCGAACATGTTCTCCACCACGCCGTCGTGCATGTGTGCCACGGTGCCCAACTGGGTGATGACCCGGCCGAGCAGCACCACGGAGAGATAC encodes:
- a CDS encoding phage tail protein, whose amino-acid sequence is MPQELDAGSTIFFNLTIDGESLGYFNGCEGLASQVEIEQRQEGGNNGFVWQLPSRVTFSNITLTRPLTEETARVAEWISSVTTGVTRPTGQIAALRADGSTVAQWGLIDVLPVSWRGPSFDPANPAVATEILEIAHHGFTDAGEA
- a CDS encoding DUF6760 family protein, with translation MTYATDRIHDEIAYIAYHFHWSLDDILDLEHRERRRYAEQIATLVTRAATER
- a CDS encoding LysM peptidoglycan-binding domain-containing protein yields the protein MDLSSFGIGDSLVRATLAIHQPPIGSSTSPGALMKTFHFDFNPSQLSLTRRAQWKTTPTAAVRDGAVPEFMGPEPREMAVEIFLDRSDDPDSNDVRKKVEALFSCCETTTASIAANQPSTPWVVFEWGAFSTARFNAYVSSVEAQYTLFNTNGMPIRAVCQMSLHEIPSSTLGQNPTSGALTTRRVHRVVVGDSLPLLAWREYGDPTVWRTIAEANDIDDPKTLTPGVELMLPAAEEVGA